Genomic segment of Mucilaginibacter sabulilitoris:
CGGCAATTGTGATCACCGCATCCGCCAGGTTGACAGAATCCTTCAGCCGGATGCGCAGTACATTTTTAAGCGGGAGGTCGCCAATAACCGACTTCGCCGAGATATCGACGTACTGGATCGGTTCCGGTGAAATGAACTGCACCGATACATTTTCGGGCAGGTAGACAATCGGCAAAGCGTTCTTTTTAATGCCTTCCGCGAACGGTGTTAATTGGGCATAGCTGCGCAGGCTTGCGGTAATGACGGCAAGGAAAAAAAGTAGTTTTTTCATTATTAATAGTGTTGCTGCGCTTTTTCGAGCGCTTCGTTATCGATTAAATAGAGGTAAGAATTGTATTTGATCTTCGCCTTATCCTTACGGATCAACCCGGCAATGGCAGATGAGGTGGACTCAAACATTTTGCTGGCGGTGCTCATAGCGAACTGGCTGGCAAGGGAACCGGTGCCGCTGCCATCAACGGTCACACCCTGAACCGTATTGGTGCCAAGGTCTTTGGTGAAATCGCGGAACGCCGATTCAGGCACATACAGCCCGGAAAGCCCGTCGAGGTCGTACACCTGCAACTTGACCGGCAGGATTTTGTTCTCATACAAAATGGATTTAACGGTCAGCTCAACCCGCTGGCCGGAAAAGCCGGTAATCAGCGCATAAAGGTAAGTGCCTTTGGCAATCCGGTAATTCCCGGCATCGATGTCATCTAAAAGCCGCAGGCGGATACGTGAACCGGCATAACCCGTCAAATTCTCATCAATCACCACTTTAATAAAGTCCGGGTGCTTTTCAGGCAGCACGGTATTAAATTCCGTTGACGGCGCATCCGCCAGCTTCACGGCTAATATGGGTTCGGCGGCTTTTTGTGCGGCAACTTTCGCCAATGCGTCGGACTTCTGCCGTTCGGCTTTCACTGCCGGATCATTGGCCTTGTTCATGCTGTCGAGGTAAGCCATCTGCTGCCGGAACGTTGCCATCGGGTCTTTAACCGCCGATTCGCTGGTGCCACTGTTGATTCCTGCATTATGCCTGTTCTTTAAACCATTTAATGCATTAATCATGGCCTGGTCGTCGTTGGCAGGATCATGGTTTTTTCGTTGTGGGTCAACCGGTGAGGATTGGCCATATCTGGCCTTCATTGCTTCATTGATAGAATCCAGCATTTTCTTTTCCTTGTCTGAATAGTTGCTTTGAAAGGCAGGGTTGCTGGTTTTCTCGGAGGGCAAAGGATTTACGGCAGTTGTGCCGTCGCCTTCTTTATAGGTGTTACGATAAGCATCCAGCTTATCTTCCAATTGTTTCTTTTGTACATCGCCAGAAACCTGGCCAACTGAAGTATTGATCCCGTTCACGGGCTTGTCTTCGGTCTTTTTGGTGGCAAATCCGCTATGGAAAACAAAAAAGAAAAGGCAAAGAAAAGGCAGCAGGATCAGCGGCAGGATGTATTTGGGTTGCTTTAAATTGATTTGCATAATGCTAATGGGGTAAAGTAAGACGGATATGCTGCAAACTGTCGAGATCGCGCACCAGGGTAATACTGTCGGATTTATTCAAAACCGTTTTTGCGGTAATACTGTCTACCTGCCGCCTTAAGCGGATAGTCTGACCGAGTGCAGCGCCTGCGGCCAGGATACGGTCAAAACCGCCGTTTAAAACGGCGCTTTGCGGCCTGGTGTTTGTTTTTTCGGGCGGCACCATTTTCGGGTGCAGCCATATGGCCAGTACCGCCGAAACGAGCAATAACGCGGTCATCAATCCAAACAGGAAGCGAGGATATTTGGCGGCCAAAACTTGACTGAACCTGCTGCCTTTATCCGTGTAGGCCGAAAACTCCTTTTTCAATTCCCTGTACAGCGTATCCCTGGGATCGCGGTTAGAATGTATTTTTCTGAACATTTTCGAGGTCTTTATTTTCGAGCGTTTTCCAGTTCATAATGAGCACACCGTGCGGATTATTGTCGCTCCGGGGAATATCCTTCAGGTAGCCCTCGGTTATCAGCGAACGGATTACCGTAGAACTGCGGCGGTCGATCTTCAGCTTGCCGTAGTAGCGGAAATAGCGTTTGGTCATGTCAAGCGAAATGGAATCCGTTTGCAGGGTAATGACAGAACTGGAGGACAGTACCGAGTTGAAAAAACCGTTCTCCTTCAGGTTGTTCACCTGGTCGGCACCAGATTCATCGACGAGGTACATCGCTTTTTTTAACTGGTATTCGATATACTTGTCATCCGGGGTCAGCGAAAAGAACAGGGCATGAAACAGGTCAATGTCGGCCCTGTACTCTGCAGGCCGGTTAACCTGCATATCGGTTTGATTAGCCTGCTGGGGAATACCATTGCTCAGGATGTAAATACTTTTGCGCGCATCCGAAACCTGCCGGTAGGCATACGAGCAGCAGATAGCCGACAAAATGATGGAGGTCAGAAAGCTGCCCATAGCCACCCAGGTCGCCAGCCGTATTTTGGCTTCGATATTTTTAACGATCATAAAATTGGGGTAAGAGGTTAGATGAAACTGCCGACGATGCGGGTGGCACCGGCCATTGTGCTGGCACCCCGGCCAAAATTGGAAGCGGCTGAGCTTATACCCGAAGTGGATATGATCCACGTAGAAATGCTGGGCACTGTAAACATACAGATCGCGCCGATCACAAATACGATAATGACCGTACCAAATGACAGGATACCGTTACCAGCAAATACCGCCAGTTTCGCCATATCCGCAGGCGCCCCGGTTTTACCCACGAGTTCCTGGTACTTGCTGATCTCTGAGGTCAGCGCGTATTGTTCCATCAGGCCGCAGAGGTACATGATCAGGTAAGCGATACCCGAATACAAATTGACCGAAACAAACCGTGCGACCCAGGTCGAAAAACTATCACGGAAAGCTGGCAGAATGCTCACCGCTACTGAGAACGGCCCCAGTATGATCAATATCGACGAATAGATAATCTGGATCATAAATATAATGTACGTCGCGATGCGCAGAATCCATATTCCCAATAACTCCAAAAGCTGGGTAAACAGCAATTGCATCCCCACCGTAAGCCTGTTCTTGAGTTCCAGGAGGGGCGATACCACATCGGCGATACCTTGTTTTACCGTGCTCGTCACGGTATTCCAGGCCTGCCCGTACCAGGTATCGCTTTCCTTTTCGGCAACATCGGCCTGTGCCTGGAAAGTATATAAGGAATTGGCGACTTGCAGCATTAAGTTTGCCCGTGTGAACCGCAGGCCGTCCACATCGCTTTGCACGCTGTCAAACATTTGCTCGGTCTGCTGCGCTACCAGGTCTGTCGGAAACGCCACCATTTTCACGAATCCGCCCCACCAGATAATGATCATGGCCAAACCGAATGGCCGTAACAGCGGCATGATTTCCATGCGCTTGTCGCCCACCATCATTTCATAGCTTTTGATGGCAAAAAATATGATCATAAATATAGCGGCCAATGCCTGCGCGTCGCCGATGAACATACTAAAATGGTTCCAGATCGAGCCCTTCAGCCCTTTTAAAAACACCATGACACCGCTTTCATAGACCGCGTCACCTTGCAGGTATTGCAGCGACTTGCGGCTAATGGCGGTATCAACGGTCGCGGTTTGGGCAAAGCCTGCCGTTCCCCATAAGGAAAATAGCAGGACCAAATAAAAGAGTCTTTTTCGCATACATTTAATATTTAGCATTCGTCAAAATCTTGTTGGCGATCTGCACATCACTATTCGGCGTCCAGTTAGGAATAGCCACCGTACCTTTTTGCAAGGCATGCTGGTGCGCGGCCATATCCAAAGTCATCTGCGAGGTGGAGGTACGGATCGCCCAGACAGAGGACAGGTTTTTATACTCATTCAGCATCCGGTAATAAGCCATGATGCGCGAACCGCGATCCATGTCAGCCGAACGCGCCCCGTTCAGCCTTTCCTTTAGTTTATCCAGTTCCTCCGTGTACCAGCTATAAAGCCCCTCGGAAACCAGTTTACCACTGACCTGCGGCGAAAGTCCCCCTAAAATAGAAACAGGCGTATAGTTTAGCAGCGGGTTGAATTGCTGCTTATAATACAGCAACCATAAGGGGTCGGTATCCGACAACAGCCCTGACTGCGAGGCGATTTGTGAAAGTGCCGTATTGCGGGCCGTATCTGATTGCAGCTTATAACGGTTATCAATACCATTCATGGTCGCTACCAAACCCAGCCGTTGTGTTTGCTGTCCACTGGCGCTCAAAGGCCGGATGTCTGTTTTATGGTAGTTCGGATCAAACAAACCCCAGACCAGCCAGTAATAAGGATTGAGGCTCAGGAAACCAGCCTTTGGATAAAACTTATTCTGATCCCATTGCTGGAAGACCATGCGCTGGCTTTGGTTATCGACCGCATCATCCTTAATGATGGATTGGGCCTCAGCGGCAAGGAGGCTAAAGCATAAAGTGAAAAACATTAGTATTTTTTTCATGATAAAAATTTTTTTCGATGGTATTCAGCTATCTGCAGATAGCTCATGGTTTTCATTGGTTTAAATATTTAGCGTTGGTAATAATTTGCTGCACGAAGTACTTGTCCTTATTGATAAAGTCCTGCCAAGGGTTAACGGAGGAAATGATGCCGCGCTGTTTGGCCCAATACATCGCACGCCACGCGCCGTAGGCCAGACCGTCTAATATCTGTAAACTAGTCGTGACCTTTTTTAGTAGCTGGTCACGCCCGTAATAATCGGCTAATATATTATCGCCGGATTTCAGTACATAAGCCGATACTTCGCTGACCAGCGCTACTGACCGCACTTTCATTTCATTCGCGATATTGGTCGCAAACAAGAATAAATAGGGGTCGGATTTGCCCAATGCCAGAGCCTGGTTCAGGTAACTGATCATATCGGCGGTAATTGTTGCCATGTACTTGACTTCCAAACCATCCTTTAGAGCAGAGTTCACATTGGACAAACCATTATAGATAATAGTTTGCGCCAGCACGACTGAACCTACATTGGTATTCAGATCTTCGATATTATTATTGATCTTGCCCAAATACTGGTTGTGGGTTTCCTCTGCGCTGCTGCGCACTGCCTGGTTAGCTTCAACGGAGGCAAAGTATTTCGGATCGAAAACGTATTGCTGCGCATGGGCTGAAAGCTTAAAGCAAAAAGCTAAAAGCAATATATAAAAGTGCTTTTTCATTGTTTGAGATACTTCGCATTTTGAATAATGCTTTCAGCTACGTTTTTATCCTGGTCGATATAATTCTGAAAGGGATTGATGGAACGAAGCAAAGAATTCAGGTTGGAATAAGTCAGCGTATTAACGAGGTTGCCGGAAAGCTCCTGTATCTCGGAGAGCTGCATCAGTACATAATCAAATAATAGTTTCCTGTCCGATGCTTTCATTTGGTTCACATCCCCAATGGATAAGGTCAGGCCGGTCACATAGCCGATCAGCGCCTGCGCTTTTTCGACAAATTCGATTTCAGTCTGGTAACCTAAAAAAGCAATCGCCGGGTTCTTTGCGACCAGACTAATAATCTGCGCCTGGTAGCTGACAATCTGTCTGACCTCGGGTGTTGCATGAATTCCGATGTCGGCAATATTGATAGCTGTTCCCAATGTATTGTACCTGTTTTGCAAGGTGCGGTACATATTCTTCATTTTGGTGAGCAGGGTCAGGTTGGCCTGTTCATTAGCTGTTACGGCAGCCTGGTTATTGCGGGCATCGACCTGTTTCGTATGCTCAGACTTGGACTGATCGATTAATTGATGAATACCGGCGATGTCGAGGGTGCTTTGCTGGGAGAAAGCGGAGAACTGAAAGCCAAAAGCACAAAGCAGGAAAAAGGTTAGTTTCTTCATTGCTTCAGGTATTTGGCATTGTTCAATACATCGTTGGCGATCTGCACATCCATGTTCTTCCATTCTTCCCAAGGGTTGAGCGATGCCCAAATGCCGCGCATTTTGGCCCAATACATCGCGCGGCCCATGCCGTAGGCGATACCTCGCAGGATCTGCATTTCAGATTCGATATGGTTTAGAAGCTTCCCGCGTTCCCCCGCATCCATTAAATTATTTCCACCCTTGAGCACAAAGGCGCTGACGTCGGCAGATAAAGTCACGGCCCGCGTTTCAAATTCCCGCGCTCCTTCCTCGGCAAAGAGTAAGAGTACCGGGTCAGACTTGGCGATGATTATCGCCTGGCCCACATCATTCACAATATCCGTCCCGCAACTGGCGATTTCCTTTATAGATGTCAGGTTATTGATCACCGAACCTACCTGACTCAGGCCGGTGTAAATCTTGTTTTGCAGGTCGTTGACAATGACCAGCTGCCCGGTAACCGCCAACTGGCCTTTTTGGATCAGGCTTAAATTATTATTAGTCGTATTTAACTGGCCGTTGATTACTGCGCTATTGACTGCAATGGCAGCCGAAGTAGCCGGGTCAACGACGAGCTCCTGCGCAAAAGCTGCCTTAAAAATTAATAAGGGCAGGAGCATAAGGAAAAGCATTATCGTTTTCATGGTTATCGTATAAAATAGGTTGACCGTTTTTGTTGATGTGGCTGACAAATTGCGCCAGCGTTAATTTGCTGTTATGGAAGTCATCCACAAAAAGATCGAGCGCGCGCTGGTAACCACCGAAATGTTCGATGTATACCTCCAGCGCCGATTTTTCGGGTTTCTCGGTGGAGAAAGTCAAATACTGGTGCAGGCTGACCTCTACACCATAAACTTCACCAACCGCACCCCTGCGGATATATACTTCTTTGAAGCGTCCGCGACCTTCGGTATTCTCCAACTGGTTAATAGAGAATATCTTTTTGCGCTCCGTTTCATTGATCGATAAGAGCGAGGCGATAGCACCGTAATTATCTTTGAACTTGGTTTGATCAAGCAGGCATACCGTATCTGAATTATTGATGATACTGTCTTTCACCACGGCGTTGCCGATAATATCTCCTAATTCCTGGGTCACGACTATGGCCTCACCCCAAAACTTTCTGACCGTTTTATAGAGGTATAAAAGGTACGAAGCCATCAATGGGCTTGCTATCGCTTTCCACGCTTCCTCCACCACAAGGGCCTTACGACGTGATGAACGAAAGCGCATCTTCTGAATGAATACGTCCATGATCGCCAGCGTCACTATTGGAAAGAGGACGCGATTTTCCTTTACGGCATCAATTTCATAGACTATGAAGCGTTCGGTAAACAGCGAAGAATCGGTCGCTTCGTTCAGGATCTGCGCGAATTCACCACCTCTATAGAACTTTTTGAGTACATAGCGGAACTCATCCACATCGAAAGGAATACTTTCTTCCCGTTTGATTTCCGGGATTTTCCAAAGCGCGAATTCATAAAAGCTATTGAAGTTTAACTGATCAATATGCGGCTTGCCTTCGGCTTTCAGTCGTCGCAATTGCTCTTCCTTAACAGCCTGGTGAAACTTTTCATCATAGGCTGCCCGGAACGGATTGGCTTCGTTTGGTGTCAGCGTGTCGCCGGAATGAGTCAGTGCATCGATCAATGCCTGATCATCCCGTGGCAGTTCTCCGGCAAGGTCATTATCCAAAACTTCAATTTCAAATTCCGCAAGGGGTGTAAAGCCGCTGCCGCCCTTCATTTCCTCTAATATCTTTTTGCGAATGGCGAACTGGTCCTTTTTGGAGATCGGCGGCAATTCACCCTGCTCAAAATATTGCAGGTAATATGCATTGATCACATTACTGATGACGTCGCGTTCAACCTGACTGAAAATCCCGTCGGCACCTTTCCAAAGCAGGCCTGCCAGCGTGATCAGGAAGTCCTTTTTCTCGATGTTGAATTCTTCCATGGTAATCTGGAAGGGGTTCATCGTGATCGGCTTTTTATCGGTATAAGTGATATATTTTCCCTTGTAATAGGCGCATAAGCCGGAATAGGAATGGCCGGTGTCCACAATGACCATATCCATATTGAACAACATATATTGCTCAATCAGGCTATTCATAAAGAAGGATTTACCCGAACCGCTTGGCCCCAAGACGAATTTATTGCGGTTGTTGATGCGGTTTGTGCGCATCGGCAGATCGGCTACGTCAATGCCTACCGGTACGCCCTGCCGATCCGTAAAGCGTACCAAAAAATCGGAGGGCTCGTCGAGCGGCATCGACTCTTTCAGAAAGAAACAAACAGCCGCATCACAGGTGGTCAGGAACCAGTCGTAATCTTTAAGTTCCACGGCATTCCCCGGCAAAGCGGACCGGTACAGCTCCAATTGGTTGTACCCGTTCTTGCTTGCCACGATGCCTAAGCTAAAAAGTGCGCTTTCAATAAAATTGGCAGCTTTCTGTATTTTATCCTGCTGTGCGGCAAGGACAATATTAAAATGGCAATTGACCAATAACTGGTTTTCCCGTGCGACATCGTTTAAGAGCAAGTCAATATCCTCGACACACAACGTATTGGCCGGGTCGGGAATACCGGAATGCCGTTTCTTTTTCAGTTCCAGTTTTTTCAGCGTCATAAACTGGCTGGGAATATCGATGACCTGGTTGAAGACAATTACCTCGAAATCGGGCACCCGGAACAAAAAGGAAAGGAAATCTATGGGAAAGCCGCGCAGCGTTTCCTTATCATTCATCTCAATGTGGGTGGAAACAGTGGAAGGTAAATCGACATTGTCGATATTTATCAGCGGGATATTACGAATGGCCCGGTCGCCCATTTTGATCTCGTTATCGTTCGGCGCGAAGTTGTTCAGCACGATATGTTCCGGCCTAAAATCCATCGCAAGGAACTGCATGATAAGCTGATTAAGCTGCTGTTCGGCCAGGATCATAGGTGCCGTCTTTGCGGCAACCAGGATGTCCATGACCTTATCCATTTGCTGACTGAAATCGCGCAGTGCCTTTTTATCAAAGACGTAAAAAGCCCCCTTGCGTACCTGTTTGGTCAGGGTGATGTAGGTACTAACCGAGATATAATCACGCCCTACGAAATGTTCATTGTATTTCTGCTGCAAATACTCGCCACCGTTTTTGAGCGGGTATTTTTCTTTGCTGATCACATCAGATTTTTGCA
This window contains:
- a CDS encoding TraG/VirB4 family ATPase, translated to MAGKQVFNIPYIGIDHYNGTDILVGAGGECSVVIKITNPVTRYSAASAAYDEFHALMINVVKIMGDGYLLQKSDVISKEKYPLKNGGEYLQQKYNEHFVGRDYISVSTYITLTKQVRKGAFYVFDKKALRDFSQQMDKVMDILVAAKTAPMILAEQQLNQLIMQFLAMDFRPEHIVLNNFAPNDNEIKMGDRAIRNIPLINIDNVDLPSTVSTHIEMNDKETLRGFPIDFLSFLFRVPDFEVIVFNQVIDIPSQFMTLKKLELKKKRHSGIPDPANTLCVEDIDLLLNDVARENQLLVNCHFNIVLAAQQDKIQKAANFIESALFSLGIVASKNGYNQLELYRSALPGNAVELKDYDWFLTTCDAAVCFFLKESMPLDEPSDFLVRFTDRQGVPVGIDVADLPMRTNRINNRNKFVLGPSGSGKSFFMNSLIEQYMLFNMDMVIVDTGHSYSGLCAYYKGKYITYTDKKPITMNPFQITMEEFNIEKKDFLITLAGLLWKGADGIFSQVERDVISNVINAYYLQYFEQGELPPISKKDQFAIRKKILEEMKGGSGFTPLAEFEIEVLDNDLAGELPRDDQALIDALTHSGDTLTPNEANPFRAAYDEKFHQAVKEEQLRRLKAEGKPHIDQLNFNSFYEFALWKIPEIKREESIPFDVDEFRYVLKKFYRGGEFAQILNEATDSSLFTERFIVYEIDAVKENRVLFPIVTLAIMDVFIQKMRFRSSRRKALVVEEAWKAIASPLMASYLLYLYKTVRKFWGEAIVVTQELGDIIGNAVVKDSIINNSDTVCLLDQTKFKDNYGAIASLLSINETERKKIFSINQLENTEGRGRFKEVYIRRGAVGEVYGVEVSLHQYLTFSTEKPEKSALEVYIEHFGGYQRALDLFVDDFHNSKLTLAQFVSHINKNGQPILYDNHENDNAFPYAPALINF
- the traM gene encoding conjugative transposon protein TraM yields the protein MQINLKQPKYILPLILLPFLCLFFFVFHSGFATKKTEDKPVNGINTSVGQVSGDVQKKQLEDKLDAYRNTYKEGDGTTAVNPLPSEKTSNPAFQSNYSDKEKKMLDSINEAMKARYGQSSPVDPQRKNHDPANDDQAMINALNGLKNRHNAGINSGTSESAVKDPMATFRQQMAYLDSMNKANDPAVKAERQKSDALAKVAAQKAAEPILAVKLADAPSTEFNTVLPEKHPDFIKVVIDENLTGYAGSRIRLRLLDDIDAGNYRIAKGTYLYALITGFSGQRVELTVKSILYENKILPVKLQVYDLDGLSGLYVPESAFRDFTKDLGTNTVQGVTVDGSGTGSLASQFAMSTASKMFESTSSAIAGLIRKDKAKIKYNSYLYLIDNEALEKAQQHY
- a CDS encoding plasmid transfer protein is translated as MRKRLFYLVLLFSLWGTAGFAQTATVDTAISRKSLQYLQGDAVYESGVMVFLKGLKGSIWNHFSMFIGDAQALAAIFMIIFFAIKSYEMMVGDKRMEIMPLLRPFGLAMIIIWWGGFVKMVAFPTDLVAQQTEQMFDSVQSDVDGLRFTRANLMLQVANSLYTFQAQADVAEKESDTWYGQAWNTVTSTVKQGIADVVSPLLELKNRLTVGMQLLFTQLLELLGIWILRIATYIIFMIQIIYSSILIILGPFSVAVSILPAFRDSFSTWVARFVSVNLYSGIAYLIMYLCGLMEQYALTSEISKYQELVGKTGAPADMAKLAVFAGNGILSFGTVIIVFVIGAICMFTVPSISTWIISTSGISSAASNFGRGASTMAGATRIVGSFI
- the traK gene encoding conjugative transposon protein TraK, which translates into the protein MIVKNIEAKIRLATWVAMGSFLTSIILSAICCSYAYRQVSDARKSIYILSNGIPQQANQTDMQVNRPAEYRADIDLFHALFFSLTPDDKYIEYQLKKAMYLVDESGADQVNNLKENGFFNSVLSSSSVITLQTDSISLDMTKRYFRYYGKLKIDRRSSTVIRSLITEGYLKDIPRSDNNPHGVLIMNWKTLENKDLENVQKNTF